CGCCTCGGTCGCCGCCATGATTGAGGATGGCGATGCCCTCTTCCTCGATGTCGGCTCGACCACCGCCTTCATCGCCGTCGCGCTGCAGAAGCATCAGAACCTCTTCGTCGTCACCAACGCCGTCGCGGTTGCCCATGCGCTCGCGACCCGCAATGGCAATCGCGTCTTCTTTGCCGGCGGCGAACTGCGCGGTCACGATGGCGGCACGTTCGGCATGGAAGCCGCCAATTTCCTGCGGCGCTTCAATGTGCGCCACGCCATCCTCTCGGTCGGCGCCATCAACGCCGCCTCGGGCTTCATGCTGCATGATCTGGAAGAAGCGGAGTATTCGCGGGAGGCGGCTAGCCGCGCCGAAAACCGCATCGTCGTCGCCGATAGCGCCAAATTCGGCCGCAGCGCGCCGATCGTCCTCAGCGAACCTGAGACCTACGACGTACTGGTCACCGACGACACCCCACCGGCCGATATTCGCGCCATGCTGGAGCGCAACGAGATCAAGCTCGTGATCGCCAACCGGCAACGGGACGAACGGCGTAACAGGACCGTCAAATCAGGC
The Rhizobium sp. 11515TR DNA segment above includes these coding regions:
- a CDS encoding DeoR/GlpR family DNA-binding transcription regulator, whose translation is MPGTSQPPLHSNHREREILEELRLAGGASRIQFLAERLGVSEETIRRNIRSLEANGLVTKVHGGVHIKDSMLEPPLHLRMNENAEAKRMIAASVAAMIEDGDALFLDVGSTTAFIAVALQKHQNLFVVTNAVAVAHALATRNGNRVFFAGGELRGHDGGTFGMEAANFLRRFNVRHAILSVGAINAASGFMLHDLEEAEYSREAASRAENRIVVADSAKFGRSAPIVLSEPETYDVLVTDDTPPADIRAMLERNEIKLVIANRQRDERRNRTVKSGT